A genomic window from Lycium barbarum isolate Lr01 chromosome 4, ASM1917538v2, whole genome shotgun sequence includes:
- the LOC132637224 gene encoding LRR receptor-like serine/threonine-protein kinase EFR, with the protein MMGRNLMSFLGLLLLCCMHGYLAADDQSALLAFKSQITSDPFAVLAKNWTHGTSFCNWIGISCSKRHHERVTKLVLRSFRFRGSIAKEIGNLSFLSFLDIGNNTFHGQIPDEIGGLRRLKYLSLQMNNLSGEIPGSLGNLNMIEMLDLSGNDLYGHVPLAIFNNVSFLRIMDLGQNRISGNLPRGFCTKVPNLQGLSVSDNQLVGQIPSGLNQCTQLVYLSLSYNQFTGSLPRDMWSLAKLQDLFLAGNNLTGNIPSEIENLSSIRRLSLFRNQLVGTLPPSLGNLSTLVMIDISDNNIHGNIPPDLGHISSLEELYLGSNMLSGDVPLGIFNISSLKVIALAANTLSGKLPSNLAYSLPNLEGLYLGINKFSGTLPSSISNATKLNFLDLGRNMFSGNVPIDLGINLHQIQSINLQRNQFTNDLSTGELSFLNSLSHCKFLKFLMIGDNQFNGSLPKSSLTNLSLSLERFVAYNCGIRGKIPVGIGNLTNLSWLTLGANELIGSIPQELGNLKKLQTLRMYENQLDGIIPESLCNIKELYYLDLRRNQFSGQILGCLGNISSLRNIYLDSNSLSSNIPLNFWSNKDISIVSLSFNQLSGPLALEIGNMRGLIELYLSGNQLFGQIPSTIGQLQNLVNLSLDINRLDGAIPKSFENLVSLENLDLSHNNLSGQIPMSLAKLEHLIYLNVSFNELSGEIPDGGPFANFTDESFIGNTELCGPSRFHVKACKNQKNMRSRNGMKKVLLKFVLGPVVAGAILMAIFIIWLLKYRKRNDQLIPLTDWNGQSHKRFSYYEIVRGTNNFEESNLIGKGSLGMVYKGKFANETVVAIKVFNVQVQDAFKRFDLECEVLRNIRHRNLVKVISSCANLDFKALVLEYMPNGDLDYWLYSHNNFLDLVPRLKIMVDVACALEYLHKGHSLVVVHCDLKPSNILLDGDMVARVSDFGISKLLTAHDPVALTKTLGTIGYMAPEYGSQGIVSTMGDVYSYGILLMETFTRKKPVDDQFVGELTLKRWVAESYPHRVMDIVDVNLFSRDDDNEHLIATESCLRSVLEIALECTADLPQDRITMDDVLVRLNKIQTLHNKP; encoded by the exons ATGATGGGAAGGAATTTGATGAGTTTCCTCGGCCTTTTGTTACTATGCTGCATGCATGGTTATTTAGCAGCTGATGATCAATCTGCTCTTTTGGCTTTCAAGTCTCAAATAACTTCTGACCCCTTTGCAGTTTTAGCCAAAAACTGGACACATGGCACTTCATTTTGCAACTGGATTGGCATTTCTTGCAGTAAAAGGCATCATGAAAGAGTGACAAAATTAGTCCTGAGAAGCTTTAGATTTAGAGGTTCAATAGCAAAAGAAATTGGGAACCTCTCCTTCCTTAGTTTTTTGGATATTGGAAACAATACATTCCATGGCCAAATCCCTGATGAAATCGGGGGTCTGAGGCGTTTAAAATACTTGTCTTTGCAAATGAATAATCTCAGTGGCGAAATCCCCGGGAGCCTTGGGAACCTTAACATGATTGAAATGCTGGATCTTTCTGGTAATGATTTATATGGACATGTTCCTTTGGCCATCTTTAATAATGTCTCTTTCTTAAGGATTATGGATTTGGGACAAAATAGGATTAGCGGGAATCTCCCAAGGGGATTTTGTACTAAGGTTCCAAATCTACAAGGTTTATCCGTCTCAGATAATCAATTAGTAGGACAAATTCCAAGTGGGCTGAACCAATGCACGCAACTTGTTTATCTTTCCTTGTCATATAATCAGTTCACAG GAAGTTTGCCGAGAGACATGTGGAGTTTGGCAAAACTTCAAGATTTATTTCTTGCTGGGAATAACCTTACAG GAAATATTCCAAGTGAAATAGAGAACCTCTCATCAATTCGGAGATTGAGTCTCTTCAGAAACCAGTTGGTTGGAACACTGCCACCATCTCTTGGAAATTTGTCAACTCTAGTGATGATAGACATTAGTGACAATAATATTCATGGTAATATTCCTCCAGACCTAGGACATATTTCTAGTCTTGAAGAACTATATCTTGGATCTAACATGCTATCAGGTGATGTTCCTCTTGGAATTTTCAACATTTCATCACTAAAAGTAATAGCACTTGCGGCAAATACTCTGTCTGGTAAACTTCCTTCAAACTTAGCATATAGCCTCCCAAATCTTGAGGGACTTTATCTTGGCATAAACAAATTTAGTGGTACACTTCCTAGCTCAATCTCAAATGCCACTAAGctcaattttcttgatcttgGAAGGAACATGTTTAGTGGAAATGTACCAATTGATCTTGGAATAAATCTCCACCAGATTCAAAGCATCAACTTGCAGAGGAATCAATTCACAAATGATCTTTCTACGGGTGAATTGAGTTTTCTAAATTCCCTCTCACATTGCAAGTTCTTGAAATTTTTAATGATAGGAGACAACCAGTTTAATGGCAGTCTTCCGAAATCATCCTTAACAAACTTATCGCTGTCTCTTGAGAGGTTCGTTGCCTATAACTGTGGAATTAGGGGGAAAATCCCAGTTGGAATTGGTAATTTAACTAACTTATCGTGGTTAACACTGGGAGCCAATGAGTTGATTGGTTCAATTCCTCAAGAATTGGGAAACTTGAAAAAGTTGCAAACTTTGAGAATGTATGAGAACCAATTAGATGGGATCATACCTGAAAGCTTATGCAATATCAAAGAATTATACTATTTGGACTTGAGAAGAAATCAGTTTTCAGGGCAAATATTAGGGTGTTTAGGGAATATTTCTTCGTTAAGAAATATTTATTTGGATTCGAATTCTTTAAGTTCAAATATTCCgttaaatttttggagcaacaaAGACATTTCAATAGTGAGTTTGTCTTTCAATCAGTTAAGTGGTCCGTTGGCGTTGGAGATTGGAAATATGAGGGGTTTAATTGAGTTATATCTATCAGGAAATCAGTTGTTTGGTCAAATTCCAAGCACTATTGGACAACTTCAGAATTTGGTAAATCTTTCATTAGATATAAATAGGTTAGATGGTGCTATACCTAAGTCATTTGAAAATTTGGTCAGCTTGGAAAACTTGGATCTATCACACAACAATTTATCAGGCCAAATTCCTATGTCATTGGCAAAGCTTGAGCACCTCATCTATCTGAATGTCTCTTTCAATGAACTATCTGGTGAAATTCCAGATGGAGGACCTTTTGCTAATTTCACGGATGAATCGTTCATTGGTAACACGGAGTTGTGTGGACCCTCTAGATTCCACGTCAAGGCGTGCAAAAACCAGAAAAATATGAGAAGCAGAAATGGGATGAAAAAAGTACTACTAAAATTTGTTCTTGGACCTGTTGTAGCTGGAGCCATACTCATGGCCATTTTCATTATTTGGTTGCTGAAATATCGAAAGCGAAACGACCAACTTATTCCTTTAACTGATTGGAATGGTCAATCACACAAGAGATTTTCTTACTATGAAATTGTTCGAGGGACTAACAACTTTGAAGAATCGAATTTGATTGGAAAGGGAAGCCTTGGTATGGTGTATAAGGGGAAATTTGCAAATGAGACAGTAGTTGCTATAAAGGTTTTCAATGTACAAGTACAAGATGCATTCAAAAGGTTCGATTTGGAGTGTGAAGTTTTGCGCAATATTCGCCATAGAAATCTTGTTAAGGTGATTAGTAGTTGTGCTAATCTTGATTTCAAGGCATTGGTGCTAGAGTACATGCCTAATGGAGATCTTGATTATTGGCTTTACTCTCACAATAATTTCTTGGATTTAGTCCCAAGACTGAAAATTATGGTTGATGTGGCTTGTGCCTTAGAGTATCTACACAAAGGTCATTCACTTGTTGTGGTCCATTGCGACTTAAAACCAAGTAACATACTTTTGGATGGAGACATGGTTGCCAGAGTAAGTGACTTTGGTATATCCAAACTCTTGACGGCGCATGATCCAGTAGCGTTAACCAAGACCTTAGGCACCATTGGCTACATGGCACCAG AGTACGGGTCACAAGGGATAGTGTCAACAATGGGGGATGTTTATAGCTATGGTATTTTATTGATGGAAACCTTCACAAGAAAGAAGCCAGTAGATGATCAATTTGTTGGAGAGCTTACATTGAAGAGATGGGTCGCCGAATCATATCCTCATAGGGTCATGGACATTGTGGATGTCAATTTATTTTCAAGAGATGACGATAATGAACATTTGATAGCTACTGAAAGTTGTTTGAGATCAGTATTGGAAATAGCTCTTGAATGTACCGCGGACTTGCCTCAAGACCGAATTACCATGGATGACGTCCTTGTAAGGCTCAACAAGATCCAAACTCTGCACAATAAACCTTGA